GTGGGGCTGAAGTGGCCTCCTGCAGAGGAAAAGGGCGGCACGCACTCCCCCACCGCATGGAGGTGGAACCCGTGAGCTCCCGGCGGAAGCCCCGCGGCGGTGACCGCAATCAGCAACCCGCCCGGCCCCTCGCGGGCTTCCACCGTGCCGACCGCTTTGCCGTCGAGCCCCACGAGCTCTCCCACGGCGGAGGGAGCTCCCAGACCCGCCGCCGGCCACGCCAGAGCGCCCCACAGGGACACCAGCCAGAACCAACTCGCGCGCCTCATTCCCTTCTCCTTTCTTTTCCGGCACCCCCGACGAACCGGACCAGGTCGTCGTGGGGCAAGAAGCCCGCGGCGACTCGGCCCCCGAAGACGTGGGTAGGCACGGCGTTCACCTCCAGACGCCGCGCCCGGGCCCAGTCCGCGTCCACCTCCTGCGCCCAACGCGGGTCCGCCAGGGCATCCAGCGCCTCCAGCCCGGG
This portion of the Thermodesulfobacteriota bacterium genome encodes:
- a CDS encoding superoxide dismutase family protein, encoding MRRASWFWLVSLWGALAWPAAGLGAPSAVGELVGLDGKAVGTVEAREGPGGLLIAVTAAGLPPGAHGFHLHAVGECVPPFSSAGGHFSPTGRKHGLLSSEGPHLGDLPNVHVAPDGTLRVETFAPGVILEGGPHALLDADGASVVLHEGPDDHRTDPAGGAGARIACAVLRRGP